CGATCACGTCGAGAGCAGGCACATCGGGAGAAGGCATGCCCCAGCTTAACGGATTCAAAGCCGTACCGCCCCCGCCACCCGGAGGCCTATGTGAAATAACGTGCAATGTGCCTTTCAGTCTCGGCCGAGGGGCGCTGCTATAATTGCCTTATGAGCATCGCCCCGTGCCGGGAGCAAGATAGCCCGGATCAAGACTTTCAGGTCACCGACAGGGCACTCCGGCCCATCACCGACAAGGTGCTGGCGGGCGAGCGCCTCTCTTTCGACGAGGGCATGCGGCTCTTCCGCAGCCACGACCTGCCCACCGTCGCCCGCTTGGCCGACCGGGTGCGGCGGCGCAAGGTCGGCGCCAAGGCCTACTTCGTCCACTCGCTGAGGCTGTCGCAGACGAACGTCTGCTACGTGGGCTGCACCTTCTGCGGCTTCCAGCGCAGATTCGGCGAGGAGGGCGTCTGGGATTACGACTTGGACGAGGTCTGGGCCTTCGTCGACAGGCACTACCACCCCGATCTCACGGAAATCCACATCGCCTCGGGCCACCACCCCCGACGCGACTGGCAGTACTACCTGGACCTGGTGCGCGGGCTCACCGACAGGTATCCGGGCGTGCAGGTCAAAGCCTGGACCGCCGCCGAGATCCACCACTTCCACAAACTGACCAAGAAGCCCTACCGGGAGATCCTCGCGGAACTAAAAGACGCCGGCCTGGTGGCCATGCCCGGCGGCGGCGCGGAGATCTTCGCCGAGAGGGTGCGGCGCAAGATCGCCCGCAACAAGGTGACCGCCGAGGGCTGGCTGGGGGTCCACCGCAGCGCCCACGAGCTGGGCGTCCGCAGCAACGCCACCATGCTCTACGGCCACGTGGAAAGCCTGGAGGACCGCATGGACCACATGCTGCGCCTGCGCGAGCTGCAAGACGAGACGGGCGGCTTTTTCTCCTTCATCCCGCTGGCCTTTCAGCCCGACAACAACCCGCTCGCGAAAGCGCTCAACAAGAGCGAGTTCACCACCGGCTTAGACGACCTGCGCAACCTGGCGGTGGCGCGCATCATGCTCGACAACTTCGACCACGTCAAGGGCTACTGGGTGATGATCACCCCGGCGATGACCCAGGTCTCGCTGTCTTGCGGCGTCAGCGACATCGACGGCACCATCAAGGACGAGCGCATCGCCCACGCCTCGGGCGCCGTCACCGAGCAGGGCATGACCGAAGAGGAACTGGTCACGCTCATCAGGGCGGCGGGGCGCGTCCCGGTGAGGCGCGACGCGCTCTACAACGAGCTCGAGGTCTATGGTTAAGTCGAAGGTGAAGGTTGAAAGGTCAAGCTTCGGTTCTTCGCTGGTTGATGCTCAACCTTCGCTTGCTGCCGAGCGCCTCGGCATCGTCTCCTACACCAACGTGGCGCCGCTCCACTGGGGGCTCAGTCCTTGGGCGGGCGCCGAGTTCGTGCGCGGCGTGCCCAGCGAGCTCAACCGCAAGCTCTTAGTCGGGGAGATCGACCTGACGCTCATGTCGAGCGTTGAATTCCTGAAGCACCGCCGCGAGCTTAAGGCCTTGCCCGACTTTTCGATCAGCAGCCTGGGGCCGGTCTACAGCGTCATGCTCTTCAGCTGGGAGCCCTGGGAGAGGCTGGACGGCAAGCGCGTCGCGGTGACCACCGACTCGGCCACCAGCGTTCAGCTTCTCAAGCTGCTCCTGGAAGAGGACGGCATCAGGGCCGAACTCGTGCCCATGGCGCCGGACTTGGGCGGCATGATGGCGCGCTGTGACGCCGCCCTGCTTATCGGCGATCTGGCCCTGAGCGAGGCGGTCAGCAGACGCTCGCTGGGAGAGCGCCGGCCCCTGGTGACCGACCTCGGCGAGAGCTGGTACGAGCGCACCCGTCTGCCCTTCACCTTCGCCGTCTGGGCCTCACCCAGGGACAAGCCTCCGTCGGCGTTCATGGTCGCCAAGCTGCGCGCCGCGCGGGAGGCGGGGCTCGGCCATCTTGCCGAGGTAGCCGAGCCCGAAGCCGAGCGCCTCGGCCTCTCCCCTGCCGTGGTCCAGCGCTATCTCGGCAACTTTCGCTACTACCTGGAATCCCCCGACCGTGACGGTCTCGAGGCCTTTGCCGCGCGCGCCCTGCCGGGTTATGACGGCGGGCTCGAGTTCTGGAATCTCTAGTGACCGCCAGCAGCTAGGGTCGTCACGCTGAGCCTCGCTGCTATTGGTGCCCCAGCGGCACCTCGATAGGCAAGCTATATCCGAGAGTCACCTGCAGCAAAGGCTCGAGCTCACGGTGGAGGGAAAGTAAAGCATCGAAATCCAGTGCCTGGCCATCCTCCAATTGGTAGAAGCCGCCCCCTGAGAGCTCAGCATACTCTTGGTTCTCAGCGAAATGGAGACTGCCGTTCACATACAAGGTGAACGTATCCGTGACCAGACCAAGCCAGCCTGCGCCAAGTGTGAGGCTGCTGAAATTCCCAGCTTGCAGGTCGTATCCCA
This genomic interval from Deinococcota bacterium contains the following:
- the mqnE gene encoding aminofutalosine synthase MqnE, which gives rise to MSIAPCREQDSPDQDFQVTDRALRPITDKVLAGERLSFDEGMRLFRSHDLPTVARLADRVRRRKVGAKAYFVHSLRLSQTNVCYVGCTFCGFQRRFGEEGVWDYDLDEVWAFVDRHYHPDLTEIHIASGHHPRRDWQYYLDLVRGLTDRYPGVQVKAWTAAEIHHFHKLTKKPYREILAELKDAGLVAMPGGGAEIFAERVRRKIARNKVTAEGWLGVHRSAHELGVRSNATMLYGHVESLEDRMDHMLRLRELQDETGGFFSFIPLAFQPDNNPLAKALNKSEFTTGLDDLRNLAVARIMLDNFDHVKGYWVMITPAMTQVSLSCGVSDIDGTIKDERIAHASGAVTEQGMTEEELVTLIRAAGRVPVRRDALYNELEVYG
- a CDS encoding menaquinone biosynthesis protein, translating into MKVERSSFGSSLVDAQPSLAAERLGIVSYTNVAPLHWGLSPWAGAEFVRGVPSELNRKLLVGEIDLTLMSSVEFLKHRRELKALPDFSISSLGPVYSVMLFSWEPWERLDGKRVAVTTDSATSVQLLKLLLEEDGIRAELVPMAPDLGGMMARCDAALLIGDLALSEAVSRRSLGERRPLVTDLGESWYERTRLPFTFAVWASPRDKPPSAFMVAKLRAAREAGLGHLAEVAEPEAERLGLSPAVVQRYLGNFRYYLESPDRDGLEAFAARALPGYDGGLEFWNL